The Coccidioides posadasii str. Silveira chromosome 3, complete sequence genome contains a region encoding:
- the COQ3 gene encoding Hexaprenyldihydroxybenzoate methyltransferase, mitochondrial (BUSCO:298379at4751~EggNog:ENOG410PG9Z~COG:H~BUSCO:12565at33183): MTPDLRAAAARNLSLLLRHAPRRTTAQFFRHHSTTQSSVSSDELTHFASLASSWWDPLGPSRILHLMNPLRHEFIASCLSEGKPGVPDSAEKNGRQEEEVEKPGLRYLDIGCGGGIFAESLARTIPLSYSTFSTQTNASSLLAIDPSPVMIEIALSHARKDPTLHSHLQSGKFKYKTTTLESLVSRSTPSSSSTMPSAPPPPTTNPSDFDIVTIFEVLEHVDPSTSSPRQFIENCLRLVRPGGWLIGSTIARTWPSFIVNQLLAEAPWPIGVVPRGTHEWSKFVNVDELRTWSRSVRVEEEGLESGVSTRGPPRYLDTKWKCVGAVYLPGIGWKLVPGSEEWGNYFWGIQKLR, from the coding sequence ATGACGCCTGATCTCCGCGCTGCGGCCGCGCGCAATCTCTCTTTGCTCCTCCGCCACGCTCCCCGCCGCACAACAGCACAGTTCTTCCGCCATCATTCCACTACGCAATCGTCTGTATCATCCGATGAATTGACTCATTTCGCATCTCTCGCCAGTAGCTGGTGGGACCCTCTGGGTCCATCGCGCATTCTGCACTTGATGAATCCTTTACGACATGAATTTATAGCCTCCTGTCTCTCAGAAGGAAAACCTGGAGTACCTGATTCTGCCGAAAAGAATGGCAGGCAAGAAGAGGAAGTAGAGAAGCCTGGATTGAGATATCTAGATATTGGATGCGGCGGAGGAATATTTGCCGAATCTCTCGCGCGAACAATCCCACTCAGCTACTCGACCTTTTCCACACAGACAAACGCCTCCTCTCTCCTCGCCATTGACCCTTCCCCAGTCATGATTGAAATTGCCCTCTCCCACGCCCGCAAAGATCCCACTCTTCATTCACACCTCCAATCCGGAAAATTTAAATACAAAACCACCACACTTGAGTCCCTCGTGTCACGTTCTACGCCGTCATCGTCCTCAACAATGCCCTCCGCACCACCACCCCCCACCACCAACCCATCAGATTTCGACATCGTCACTATCTTTGAAGTCCTCGAACACGTAGACCCATCCACCTCCTCTCCGCGCCAGTTCATAGAAAACTGCCTTCGCCTCGTCCGACCAGGCGGATGGCTCATCGGCTCCACTATCGCCCGCACGTGGCCTTCATTCATCGTAAATCAGCTCCTTGCCGAAGCCCCTTGGCCCATTGGCGTTGTTCCGCGCGGCACACACGAATGGAGCAAATTCGTGAACGTGGACGAACTACGAACCTGGTCGAGGTCGGTTAGAGTGGAGGAGGAAGGGCTTGAGTCTGGTGTTTCTACTAGAGGGCCGCCGAGGTATCTTGATACCAAATGGAAATGTGTTGGGGCAGTGTATTTGCCTGGGATAGGATGGAAGTTGGTTCCAGGGTCGGAAGAATGGGGAAATTATTTCTGGGGTATACAAAAGCTGAGGTGA